The Tautonia plasticadhaerens nucleotide sequence CGGTGGGCGATCCCAGCCCTTCGTTCGGGGGCCGACCGCCCAGGAGCGATACCGCCACGCCCCCGGACGTGCGCTCCAGCGGACCCGCCGTCGCGGGCGCCTCGGTCCCCGAGGGTCCGGGTCCGCCCGATTCGTAATCGGGAGCACGAAGCCGCACCAGCTCGTCGATGACCTGGTCGAGTCCCTGCCCCCGGATCAGTTGCATGGCGTAGAAGGCGAAGTCGCCCTCCCGGCCCACCTCGAAGACGGGCACGATGTTGGTGTGGTGCAGCCGCGCCGCGGCCTTGGCCTCGCGGCGGAACCGCTCCAGCGCCCTGGGGTCGTGCGCGACCCGGTGGGGCAGGACCTTCAGCGCCACCCGGCGGCCCAGGCTGACCTGCTCGGCCTCGTAGACGACCCCCATGCCGCCTCGGCCGATCTCCCCGAGGATCCAGTAGTCGCCCAGTCGCCACGCCCGACCCTCGATCACACCCCGGGCGGCCGGTGCCGCATCGTGGACGTCGACGTCGACCGAGAGATCCTGCTCGACGCGCACCAGGGCCGGCAACAGCCTGCGGATCGGCCCGGCCAGCTCGGGGTGACGGGCGGCCAGGTCCTCGATGCTCGGCCGCTCGCCGGCGCGATACCGTGCCAGGAACGACGCGGCGACGACCTCAAACGGATCGCGATCGGACGTCTCGTCGCTCAAGATTCGCCCCCGTCCACGCCCCCCGTCAGGTCGGCCAGGGTCTTTTCGAGACGTTCCAACGCCCGGGTGTACCGCTTGCTCGCCGCCGCCCTCCCCAGGCCGAGCGCCGCGGCGGCGTCGCCGTTGCTCATCTGCTCGTAGTGGCGCAGGACCAGGACCTCCCGGTCGATCGGGTCCATGCGGTTGAGGGCCTCCTGCAGTTGCAGCTTGCGCTCCGCCCGCACCGCCGCCTGGCTGGGGCTGGTCAGCTTGCCCAGCAGCCGGGCGGCAAGGGCTCCCGTGCTCGCGCCGGGCATGGCGCCGCGGTAGATCGAGACCTCTCGGCCGACGTCGCGGCCGGGCCGGGCCAGGTAACGCCGGTGGCACTCGGCCACGCGCTGCCCGACGAAGAACCGCAGTCAGATGTAGATCGACACGGACGGGTCGCGGACGTACTCCTCCAGCCGCCTGATGGCGTCAATGTACCCCTCCTGGATCACGTCCGAGGCGCCGACGCGGCTCTGCAGCCGCGGGTCGAGGCGCAACGCCACCATCCGCCGCATGCGGGCGCGGTAGCGAGCCATCAGCTCGACGATCGCCTCCCGATCGCCGGCGGCGACGCGGGCGACGAGGTCGGGCACCTGACCAGGCGGTGGGGACATATCGTTCATCTTAAGATTTCATACTGCCAACCGCAATCCGCCCGCGACGGCTCCACCCGGATCGAGGCTGCCTTCGCCTGGGTAGGCCGGATGCCTCATGAACCGGCGTCTTCGAGATTCTCCCACGCAACCTGTCTCGCACCGCCGCCGGCTGGCAGTACCGGAGTATGTGCCTGAAATTGCCCGTGGTCGCCGACGCCCGACGCATCGACGCGACCGAGGAGGAATGCCAGGCCGCCGTCCCCCCCGGGCAACACATGGTCTCACGGTGTGGACGAGGTGCATCGGGCTAATCATCGGGACGAGGCGACCGCGTCGGGAGATGCGGTCCACGGGACGGACACCTCGAGAGGAACATTCGCCTGGCCGGACGCTGACCGTTTCACGTCCGCCTGCTACGGGAAGCCCGGATTGGTCCACGCGCCGTGAGACTCGACCCCGGCCTTACGCGACCGGCACCTCGCCACATACAACGAAGGTAGTCACGAATCATGACGACCGCGGTTTCCCCGTCCGAGCCGGCGCCGTCCCTTGCCCCCACGGAGGTGGACGCCCCGACCCCGTTACGGGCGGTCCACACGGCGAACTTCCCCGCGTTGCTGAGGCAGATCGGCGCCTCGCTCCTGGTCACCACCTACCAGGCCGGCAAGCTGGTCATGGTCCGCGACGAGGGGGACGACCTCAACACCCACTTCCGCGGCTTCCAGGCCCCCATGGGCATGGCCCTCTCCGGCGGCCGGCTGGCCGTCGGCACGGCGATGCAGGTCTGGGAGTTCGTCGACGTCCCGGCCGTCGCCGCCAGGCTCGCGCCGCCGGGCCGCCACGACGCCTGCTTCCTGCCCCGCTCCTCCCACGTCACCGGCAACATCCAGGTCCACGAGATGGCCTGGGGGGCCGGGGAAGAGCCCTGGGTGGTCAACACCCAGTTCTCCTGCCTCTGCACGCTCGACCGCTCGGCCAGCTTCACGCCCCGGTGGCGACCGCAGTTCGTCACGGCGCTCGAGCCCACGGACCGTTGCCACCTCAACGGCCTGGCGATGGACGACGGCCGCCCGCGGTACGTCACGGCGCTCGGCGAGACCGACGCGGCGGCCGGCTGGCGGGCCGGCAAGGCGAAGGGCGGCATCGTGATGGACGTGGCCAGCGGCGAGGTGATCGCCAGCGGGCTGTCGATGCCCCACTCGCCGCGTTGGCACGCCGGGCGCCTCTGGGTCTGCGAGTCGGGCGCCGGGACGTTCGGGTTCCTCGACCCGGAGTCGGGCCGGTACGAGCCCGTTGCCGCCACGCCGGGCTTCACCCGGGGGGTCGACTTCGCGGGCCACCTCGCCTTCGTCGGGCTCTCGCAGGTCCGCGAGAGCGCCGTCTTCAGCGGCATCCCGATCACCGAGCGGCTCACGGCGGAGGAGCGGACCTGCGGCGTCTGCGTGATCGACCTGAGGAGCGGCCAGGTGGTCGCGCTGCTGCGGTTCGAGACCGCCATGCAGGAGGTCTTCGCCGTGACGTTGCTGCCGGGCAAGCGGTACCCGGACCTGATCAACGACGACGTGAAGCTGATGCAGAACTCGTTCTCGGTCCCCGACGAGGCGCTGGCCGACGTGCCGGCGGCGCTGAAGGGGACTACCGAGCCCGCCCGCTGAGCGGCGGGCGGCCGGGCCCGGCGCGTCCCGCACGGGACCACGATGCAGGCGTGAATTCCATCCCTTAGTTCGATGTCCTTCAATGTTTGAGGTGCGACAGGATGAGCGTCCGAACCCACGCAATCGCCCGGCTGAGTGACGATTCCAGGCGAACCAGGGACCGTAGCCGGCGGCTCCTGCGGCCGACGCTCCTGGCGCTGGAGGATCGGCGATTGCTCTCGACGTTCAGCGTCACAAGCACGTTCGACGACGGCAGCGACGACACGCTTCGCTGGGCCGTCGCCCAGGCGAACTCGAACGCGGGGGCCGACACGATCGCTTTCGACGGCGCCGCGTTCGGCTCGCCCCTGACCATCACGCTGGGCGGGACGCAGCTCGAGCTGAGCGACACGACCGGCCCGACCACGATCGCCGGCTCCCAGGCGGGCGTCACGGTCAGCGGTGGCGGCGCCAGCCGGGTCTTCCAGAACGACGAGGGGGCCTCCGCCTCGCTCACGGACCTGACGATCTCCGGGGGCCAGGCCGACGCGGACGGCGGCGGGATCCTCAACCGGGGGACGACCGAGCTGATCCGGTGCACGGTCAGCGGCAACACCGAGGGCCTCGGCTTCGGCGCGACCGACCCTGGCCGGGGAGGCGGCATCCACAACAGCGGCACGCTGTCGGTCACCAACTCCACGATCGTCAACAACCAGGCCCGGTACGCCTACTTCTTCGACAATTCCACCAGTTACTACTCGTACGTTCCCGGCTCCGGTGGCGGGAGCTTCAGCAGCGGCGCGGTCACGGTGGCCGGCTCGACCATCACGGGCAACTCGTCTGGGTACGGCGGCGGCGCAGGCATCGACTACTCCGGCGGGACCGCCACGCTGACCGACACGATCGTCGCCGGCAATGCCGGCAACGATCTTTCCGGGCCGGTCCCGGGGACGTACAACCTGATCGGTTCCGACGACTCGAGCTGGCTGGTGGACGGGGTCGACGGCAACCTCGTCGGCGTGTCCGATCCGGGGCTGGGGGCCCTGGGCAACTACGGCGGCCCCACGCAGACGATCCCGCTGCTGCCCGGCAGCCCGGCGATCAACGCCGGCACCACGGCCGGGCGTCGGCGACCGACCAGCGTGGCCTGGGCCGGTTCGGCGCCGTCGACATCGGCGCCTTCGAGAGCCAGGGGTTCACCTTCGCGGCCGTCGCCGGCAGCACCCCGCAATCGGCGTCCATCGGCGCGGCGTTCGCCAACCCACTCGCGGTCTCCCTGACGGCCAACAACCCGTTCGAGCCGTTCTACACCCGCCCCCAGCTCGCCGTGCCGACCGTCCACCGCACCCTGGAGCCGCTCTGCTACGACAAGGCCGAGGACGGCACGCTCGTCCCGAAGGAGCCGGAGGTCATCCTCGGCCTGAAGGTCTGCGACCCGGCCTGCGGCAGCGCCTCGTTCCTGGTCGCCGCCCTGCATTACCTGGCCGATGCCCTCTACCGGTCGCTCTGCCACCACCGGCAGCTCGACGACCCCGAGCGGGCCAGACGGATCACGCTCCCCTACGGCCGACCCCGCACGGGCAAGGACGGCGACGAACTCGTGCCGTTCCCGCCCGACGACCCGAAGCGGGGCCACACGTTCGAGGAGCGGGTCAAGGCCCTGCTGCGGCGGCACGTCGTCGAGCGGTGCATCTACGGGGTGGACATCAACCCGCTGGCCGTGGAGCTGTCTCGGGTGTCGCTCTGGATTGAGACGCTCGACCCCGACCTTCCGTTCTCGTTCCTCGACCACAAGATCAAGGTCGGCAACGCCCTGGTCGGCTGCTGGCTGGACCGGGTGGAGGTCTACCCGCTGAAGGCGTGGGAGCGGGAGGGGGGCGACGGCCCGAAGGGCGAGCGGACCGGGCGGATCGAGACGTTCCTCAAGGGCGAGAAGGTTGGCAACCGCCGCAGCGGCGACGGGATCATCAAGCGGGAGATGCGGGAACTCATCGAGGGCCGGTTCACGGGCCAGCCGCCGCTGTTCCCCGAGATGGAGGTCTCGACCGAAACCGTCGTCGCCCAGGCCCGAGCCGAGTACG carries:
- a CDS encoding choice-of-anchor Q domain-containing protein, with the translated sequence MSVRTHAIARLSDDSRRTRDRSRRLLRPTLLALEDRRLLSTFSVTSTFDDGSDDTLRWAVAQANSNAGADTIAFDGAAFGSPLTITLGGTQLELSDTTGPTTIAGSQAGVTVSGGGASRVFQNDEGASASLTDLTISGGQADADGGGILNRGTTELIRCTVSGNTEGLGFGATDPGRGGGIHNSGTLSVTNSTIVNNQARYAYFFDNSTSYYSYVPGSGGGSFSSGAVTVAGSTITGNSSGYGGGAGIDYSGGTATLTDTIVAGNAGNDLSGPVPGTYNLIGSDDSSWLVDGVDGNLVGVSDPGLGALGNYGGPTQTIPLLPGSPAINAGTTAGRRRPTSVAWAGSAPSTSAPSRARGSPSRPSPAAPRNRRPSARRSPTHSRSP
- a CDS encoding sigma-70 family RNA polymerase sigma factor, which encodes MAECHRRYLARPGRDVGREVSIYRGAMPGASTGALAARLLGKLTSPSQAAVRAERKLQLQEALNRMDPIDREVLVLRHYEQMSNGDAAAALGLGRAAASKRYTRALERLEKTLADLTGGVDGGES
- a CDS encoding TIGR03032 family protein; this encodes MTTAVSPSEPAPSLAPTEVDAPTPLRAVHTANFPALLRQIGASLLVTTYQAGKLVMVRDEGDDLNTHFRGFQAPMGMALSGGRLAVGTAMQVWEFVDVPAVAARLAPPGRHDACFLPRSSHVTGNIQVHEMAWGAGEEPWVVNTQFSCLCTLDRSASFTPRWRPQFVTALEPTDRCHLNGLAMDDGRPRYVTALGETDAAAGWRAGKAKGGIVMDVASGEVIASGLSMPHSPRWHAGRLWVCESGAGTFGFLDPESGRYEPVAATPGFTRGVDFAGHLAFVGLSQVRESAVFSGIPITERLTAEERTCGVCVIDLRSGQVVALLRFETAMQEVFAVTLLPGKRYPDLINDDVKLMQNSFSVPDEALADVPAALKGTTEPAR